The genome window ACTGCTAAAAGAAGGGGATAACGTAAATATTCCTGAGTTCTTAAGTGATCACCCCGACTCTAAAGCTCGTGTCAGAGATATTACAGCCTTAGCTAAAAGTGAAGGATGTAACACACAATTGGGAGATCAATCCGATTGGAGGAATTTTCAACAAATGTTACCCAAAAATGAAGCAGAAAAAAAGCCTTGACCGTATGGATCAAGACTTCTTATTTTATTTCTTTTTAAGCCACTTTTCTGGATCAAGTTTCTGCCTTCCTCCTTTCCAAATTTGGAAGAGAAGTTCAGACATTCCTTGTTCGTCTGTAGCTACAATTCCTATTTGCTGTCCTTTTTTAATTTCATCTCCTACCTTCACCTTCGCTTCTTTCAACTTAGCATAAACCGTAAAGTACTCTCCGTGCTGTACTGTTATCATATAATTGATCCCTGATACTTTAGACACTAGCTTCACCGTACCTCCATAAACTGCATAAGCTGCTTCATTACTTTTGGTTCGGATATCAATCCCTGGATTATCAATGATCACTCCTTTCAGCATTGGATGTTCTTGCTGCCCGAAAGGAGACGAAACGAAGCCCTCCTTTACAGGCCAATCCATTTTATACTGCAAACTGGCAAAGCCTGTTTTTGCAACGGTTTTCTTCGGAGTTGGCTTGGCTGTTTTCGATTTATTCGTCTTCGTACTTGAAGACTTTGAAGTTGTGTTACTAGCCTTTGTTTTGGGCTGAGCTACTGTTGTCTTTGGTTTAGATGAAGTCGTATTTGATGCCTTAGCTACTTTTGCTGTTTTCTCAGCTGTAGATTTAGCAATCATTTTTGAGACCTCTTTCTCTAATTGCCCGAGTGCTTTTTGCTCTCTGACCAACTTGATTGTCATCTGATTTACCTCTTTAGACAACTTCTTTCTGATCGCTTCTTCCTGTGCTTGTAGATCAGCTAATTTCTGAAGTTCGTCCTCTTCATTATCAATCAAATGTGATTCATCAAATTGGCGTTGGGATAAATCCTTACGTTTTTGATTACGCTGAGCAATCAAGTCTTCAATCTCATGAATCTGTTGCTTTCGAACATCTTGATATTGACGAAGGTAATTTAGTCTTGATAGGAACTGACGTAAATCTTCACTTGAAAAAAGGAAGATCAGACGTTGATAACTATCGCTATTTTTATACGCCAGATAGATCATTTTAGCATATTCTTCTTTATATGCCTTGATCTCCTCTTCCAAGTCTGTGATGGCTTTTTCAGTCTCTATAATCTCTTTATCAAGTGCTTTGTGCTCTAAGTAAAGTTCATTAATCAGCTTCTTACGCTCAGTAATCACTGCTTTAATATCTTTCAACTTCGCAATACTTGCAGTCTCATCTTTCTGTGTTTGAGAAAGGATACGCTGCATCTCTCTCACCTTAGATTGCTGAGATTTACGCTGAGATTCTAATTTCTTACGCTGGCTTTGTTGCCCCATGAGTTGTAATGGGAACAGAAGCAGAATGAAAATTAAATACCTATAAAAATGCTTTTTTTCCTTACTCCTTATTTTCATTTCTTATGAGCATTAAAAAATGGCTGTTCCCAAAATACAAACTTAAAACTGATTCTTAAAGAGACATTCCAATTTGCTTGTGATGAAAATCCTCTTTAAGCCGTTTAAAGTTTACAATTCATCCAAATCCATTGGTTTTGTATGAAAACTCACATAAACATAGCCATGCTCTTTTGTAAGAATTGGAGCTACTCCTTGTTCAGAAATTGGCGAACTTGCCACCAAAGTAAGAATGGCTTCATCGGTTTTTCCTTTCAAGTCTTCTTCTTTGAAAATCATATTTTCAATCACAAGGCCATTCCATTCCCACTTGGCATAAAAAGCATCAAACTCTTTAATCTGTACTTCTTCACAGAAAACAACTTCTGCACCGTCTTTTACTGGAACATTCTGAAATTTATCACTCATGGTTTGTATCGTTTTATTCTATTTTACAAACACCGTTTTGCGTAAGAAAAGAAAAAAGGATGTATGTTTCTTTTACAAATTGTAACATACACCCTTTAATTTTTTATTGAAGAAGCTCTAAAATAGCTTTCATTACTTCTTCTCTTTTCTTCTCTCCTATAATGGTTTCAAATGGGAAACCTAAAGCGAGAACCTTTTTATTATTTTCTCCTTCTACATAAACTCCAGCTCCTAAATTATTGGTTGCATATCTCAAGAACTGTACACCGTTTTCATTGGCTGGCTCAATGCCATCGGGTGCCTCAACCGCATAAATCTCTGAATTAAGTTCTGTAGTGAAAGAAACATTTCGGAAAGCATCAAACTCTTTCTTCATCACTATTGTCTGCCCTCTACGAGTTGCATGATTTGTTCTTCCCAAAATCTCTAACGTATTCAGTCCGAATTGTACATCTGAATCTTCCTCTCCTTTTCCTTCAAAAAGGTCTGTTCCTACATAAGCTCCCGAAACAAAAAGTTTTCCACCACCTTTCAAGTAAGTTGTCAATTCCGTTTGAAGTGCTTCTGTGAAAGCTTTAAACTTAGGTTTATGGTACGCTCTCTGTGGATAAGTTTCCTTTTGTTCTCCTAAGATTAAATCCACAACATCATAATACATCAGCTTCACATCTCCTGCTTCAACTGCTTTTCTACTGGTCGATACAAAAGAGTGTCCTGCTTTTCGGATTGCTTTTCCATGTTCATAAGGATAGTCAAAGGTGTTCCCTGCAATCACTTCTGTTTCATAGTCAGCATAACTCGCACCATGCCCAGGAGCATCGTCATCTTCCCAATCAGATGTTGCATCATAATTATACTGTTCTCCGATAAAGCCTAAGCTGAATCGGTTTGAAACCCCTGCATCCAAACGGTTATCGAAGAACAGAAGTGTACTATCCTTCTCAACAGTCATTGGAGGTGCAATTCTGTCAAATCCGTTGATGACAAGCACAGGCTCTTTATCATCTTCCATATTACAAACCGCCAAGATTTCAGATGGCATACTTTCACCTCCATCATTTAAAGCAGCTACTTTAAAGCTATAAATCACGCCCTTTTTAAGATCGGTAAACAGCATACTGTTTCCATTCACTACCGTACCGTTATCAAAACCATTGCCTTCTTCCCTTTTGTAAACTACATATCTTTCAGCTACTGCGCTAGGTTCTAATGGATCATCAGTCGGTTGCCATTTCAGCATCACTTTATTTCCTGGTTGGAGGTCTAAACTGAACTGTTGGATTGGTAAAGGCTGAACTTCATAAGGAACATTATATCTTGAAGAAAGGAATTTCAGCATTCCTTTATAGATTGCTCTACTGACGTCAAACTGGAACTGAGGATCATTTCCAAACTTCATATCTAAGAAGTTCTGATGCGACAATAACTCCAATAATGCTGATGGTGTATTCGGGTAAGTAGCTTCAGAGTAACGTTTATCCCACATCGGACGACGTGACCAAGCACTATCATATTTGATACGAATATCATCTACAATTTGTGACTGTAAAATATCAGCAAGGTCTCTATTCGCAATACGATCTGTTTTATCTGGGAACAATGTCTTCTTATCCAAATCCAACTGACTGTAAATCATCAGTGTACCTATCACCGTATCATTTCTACTTGTTCCTGCATCGGTATGGAAAGCAAATGACAAATCAACTGGGATGTGTAGACCTTCATTGTCAGGGTCTTCGTAAGGACCATAAGGTGCACCCATCAAATAATTCACCCAATGTCCTCTACTTCTATAATCATCTTGATAATCTAGTGTATCAGCATTTAAGTTATAAACACTTTCAGCAGGTGCTCCCGCAAATTGGAGGTAATAACGAGCCGCTTCCAAGAATCTTGGTCTATTCGAAATTTGTCCATTACGTTCTATGTCTCCCATTCCACCACCAAAACGAACAGCATCGGCTGTAACAACATCTCCTTTTTCTTCACTCTTATTACTCAAAACCACACTTGCATCCGCTCCAGTATTAAAATGGAATGTCCCCAAGTAAATCCAAGTTCCACCACCCATCTTTTGGTTGACAGAAAATTCTGTACTTCCTCCAGAGTGATTTACCGTATATCTTGCATCTGTTGTACTCTTAGATTCTGTAGCGTAAGAAATATAAACTGCATATTCTCCTGGCTCTTTAATTTGAGGCGTCCAAGTAACCCTAGCATTTTCTTCTTTTGAAGTTGTCATCTTTCGGTATGTTCCCAACTCAAAAGGATTTGTTCCACTTTTATAAGGGATAGAACCTCTAGCAAAACCTGTTGCTCCATTTGTTACTTTCCCTTCTTCACTATATCTTTCCTCTTTACTATCATTATCGACAATCACCATTTCTGTTTGCCAATCTCTTTCTCTTGGTAGGTAAACATTTGCTCCCGCATTTTCCAACATCGGTACAATGTAGCCCAATACAAACTCAGTAGGGAAAAGGTCTTCTACAGTTTGGAATACACGCGCACGTTGCCATTCCCAACGGTCAAGTTCATTTTCATAATACCAACCGTGACTATTCCAAAGTGCGAGGTGTCTGTTTTGTAAACCTTTGTCTAATTCATAACTTTTAGACAGGTTTCTCACATTTTGAGGAGAATCTTTTTGCCACTTCAAAAATTGCTTTGAAGGCATTCTTTCCTCTGTTTTCTTATTTTTTTCTCTGTAGAAATTAGGAATCAATTCTTCAGCAGAAAGCTTTGGGGCATATACCAAGCCTTTTCTTCGAGCATCACGAGTTACTTTTCGCCCTTTTTTCTTCCCCATAAAAAGGCGAATTTGATAGGCATTTAGAGGACTTGGAAGGTCAGAAGAAACGATACGTTCAAAATGCGCTAAATTTTCTTCACGAACAGGAGAATATTCTAAATGATGTGAAAGGTATAAATCCAGTTGTTTTTTCCCTTTATTCACTTTCATCGTATCTAGCTTCAAATATGATCTTAACTCCCAATCATATTCCCCCTGAGAAGCCTTCTCGATATAGTCTTCAACTGCTTTTCGGATTGCTTTACGTTCCGATAAGTTTTGCGCTTGAACTTGGATTGATAAAAAGATGAAAAGCCCGACTAATAGTTTTTTTAAAATGCTTTTTTCTCCGCCCATGATGAAATGACCTACTTTAAATTTGTTTGCTTTGGTAAAAAATAGCTTAAGAAACCTGGTTTAGTTTAAGCTTTCTAAAAATACAATGAATTGTAAAAAGTGAAAGTCACAATTTGAAATAAATGGCTTAAAACTGAAAAAAATCACCGTTTATCGGGAGTACTAAATAAAAAATAGGGAGAACAAAGTTATCTGGAATAAAGTCCAAACAACTTTGTTATGAGCGTATATATTTTACTGTTTTTTCTCAAAAACTGCTTTGTAAACGGCTCCTGCTAAAATTGCCCCAACAATTGGTGCGACCCAAAACAACCACAATTGTACTAACGCATCGCCTCCAGCAAATAGTGCCTGACTTGTACTTCTGGCAGGATTTACCGAAGTATTTGTCACAGGAATACTGATTAAGTGAATAAGCGTTAGCCCTAAACCTATGGCAATCCCTGCAAAACCTTGAGGGGCTCTTGCGTCTGTAGCTCCAAGAATAATGATTAAGAATGCAAAAGTCATAACGATCTCCGTTACTAAAGCCGAAGTCATACCGTATCCGTCCGGAGATAAACTGCCATAACCATTAGCCGCAAATGTCCCAATTTCAGCCCCTTGCTTTCCTGTCACGATCACATAAAGAATAGCTGCCCCAACAATTCCTCCCAAAACTTGAGATATGATATAAGGAAAGACATCTTTTTTATCTATTCTTCCTCCCATAAATAAGCCAATCGTTACGGCAGGATTGAAGTGTGCTCCAGAAATATGTCCAACACCATATGCCATACTCAACACAGTAAGTCCGAAAGCAAATGAAACACCAACAAAGCCGATTCCGAGTTCAGGATAGCCTGCTGCTAAAACGGCACTACCACACCCTCCTAAAACTAGCCAAAGTGTTCCTATAAATTCTGCAATCAATTTCTTCGTATCCATAGTCTTAACCATTTGTTTGATTGCATAACACTTTAAAAATCAATTTAAAGGAACTGAAATACGTTTTTCAGATTAATTCATCGTGTAATCCTATTTTATATTTCAGAAAGGCTAGTGAGTATTATTTTTGGTATAAAAAAAGCAATAAGAATGATCTTATTGCCTCATATATCTATTTACCAATTGAGTTTCTAGTCCTCAATCTCCACTTGAATCACTTCAATTCCTGCTTTTCTCAATAGCTCTAAACCCGATGTATCACGGTATTGATTGCTATAGAAAAAACGTTTAATACCTGCTTGGACAATCAATTTAGAACATTGGAAACAGCAAGAGTGCGTACAAAACAAATCAGCTCCATCAGTAGAATACGTTGACTTTGCAGCCTTTGTAATTGCATTGGCTTCTGCATGTAGTACTTCAGACTTAGTCTGTAATACGAGTTGCCCATGCTCATCTTCTACTTCCAGTTCACAAGAGTTATCAAATCCCTTAGGCGTTCCATTGTACCCCATTGAGATGATATTACCATCTTTCACGATAATCGCTCCTACTTTTGCACGCTCACATCGGCTTAGCTCAGCAATGGAAATCGCACATTTCATATAAGCCACCGAAAATTGTTGGTCTCTATTCATTTGTAATTATATTCACTTCTATTTGGTTGATGTTACAAAAATACAAGAATATCAGA of Sediminitomix flava contains these proteins:
- a CDS encoding murein hydrolase activator EnvC family protein, whose protein sequence is MKIRSKEKKHFYRYLIFILLLFPLQLMGQQSQRKKLESQRKSQQSKVREMQRILSQTQKDETASIAKLKDIKAVITERKKLINELYLEHKALDKEIIETEKAITDLEEEIKAYKEEYAKMIYLAYKNSDSYQRLIFLFSSEDLRQFLSRLNYLRQYQDVRKQQIHEIEDLIAQRNQKRKDLSQRQFDESHLIDNEEDELQKLADLQAQEEAIRKKLSKEVNQMTIKLVREQKALGQLEKEVSKMIAKSTAEKTAKVAKASNTTSSKPKTTVAQPKTKASNTTSKSSSTKTNKSKTAKPTPKKTVAKTGFASLQYKMDWPVKEGFVSSPFGQQEHPMLKGVIIDNPGIDIRTKSNEAAYAVYGGTVKLVSKVSGINYMITVQHGEYFTVYAKLKEAKVKVGDEIKKGQQIGIVATDEQGMSELLFQIWKGGRQKLDPEKWLKKK
- a CDS encoding golvesin C-terminal-like domain-containing protein; this translates as MGGEKSILKKLLVGLFIFLSIQVQAQNLSERKAIRKAVEDYIEKASQGEYDWELRSYLKLDTMKVNKGKKQLDLYLSHHLEYSPVREENLAHFERIVSSDLPSPLNAYQIRLFMGKKKGRKVTRDARRKGLVYAPKLSAEELIPNFYREKNKKTEERMPSKQFLKWQKDSPQNVRNLSKSYELDKGLQNRHLALWNSHGWYYENELDRWEWQRARVFQTVEDLFPTEFVLGYIVPMLENAGANVYLPRERDWQTEMVIVDNDSKEERYSEEGKVTNGATGFARGSIPYKSGTNPFELGTYRKMTTSKEENARVTWTPQIKEPGEYAVYISYATESKSTTDARYTVNHSGGSTEFSVNQKMGGGTWIYLGTFHFNTGADASVVLSNKSEEKGDVVTADAVRFGGGMGDIERNGQISNRPRFLEAARYYLQFAGAPAESVYNLNADTLDYQDDYRSRGHWVNYLMGAPYGPYEDPDNEGLHIPVDLSFAFHTDAGTSRNDTVIGTLMIYSQLDLDKKTLFPDKTDRIANRDLADILQSQIVDDIRIKYDSAWSRRPMWDKRYSEATYPNTPSALLELLSHQNFLDMKFGNDPQFQFDVSRAIYKGMLKFLSSRYNVPYEVQPLPIQQFSLDLQPGNKVMLKWQPTDDPLEPSAVAERYVVYKREEGNGFDNGTVVNGNSMLFTDLKKGVIYSFKVAALNDGGESMPSEILAVCNMEDDKEPVLVINGFDRIAPPMTVEKDSTLLFFDNRLDAGVSNRFSLGFIGEQYNYDATSDWEDDDAPGHGASYADYETEVIAGNTFDYPYEHGKAIRKAGHSFVSTSRKAVEAGDVKLMYYDVVDLILGEQKETYPQRAYHKPKFKAFTEALQTELTTYLKGGGKLFVSGAYVGTDLFEGKGEEDSDVQFGLNTLEILGRTNHATRRGQTIVMKKEFDAFRNVSFTTELNSEIYAVEAPDGIEPANENGVQFLRYATNNLGAGVYVEGENNKKVLALGFPFETIIGEKKREEVMKAILELLQ
- the aqpZ gene encoding aquaporin Z → MDTKKLIAEFIGTLWLVLGGCGSAVLAAGYPELGIGFVGVSFAFGLTVLSMAYGVGHISGAHFNPAVTIGLFMGGRIDKKDVFPYIISQVLGGIVGAAILYVIVTGKQGAEIGTFAANGYGSLSPDGYGMTSALVTEIVMTFAFLIIILGATDARAPQGFAGIAIGLGLTLIHLISIPVTNTSVNPARSTSQALFAGGDALVQLWLFWVAPIVGAILAGAVYKAVFEKKQ
- a CDS encoding deoxycytidylate deaminase, which gives rise to MNRDQQFSVAYMKCAISIAELSRCERAKVGAIIVKDGNIISMGYNGTPKGFDNSCELEVEDEHGQLVLQTKSEVLHAEANAITKAAKSTYSTDGADLFCTHSCCFQCSKLIVQAGIKRFFYSNQYRDTSGLELLRKAGIEVIQVEIED